In Erigeron canadensis isolate Cc75 chromosome 1, C_canadensis_v1, whole genome shotgun sequence, a single window of DNA contains:
- the LOC122584994 gene encoding uncharacterized protein K02A2.6-like produces MPQNFIQVCEVFDVWGIDFMGPFLPSNKCLYILVAVDYVCKWAEAKALPTNDARVVIDFLKQLFCRFGCPKALISDRGTHFANHQLAKVLKRYGVHHRFSTSYHPQTNGQVENTNRALKRILEKTIGGNPKNWSKKLDDALWAFRTAFKTPLGTTPYRLLYGKTCHLPLEIEHKAYWALRICNMDLIESGELRMLQLNELDELRLHAYENSKLYKERTKVWHDHRLRKKDFKVPKCPKVLRRGYDFSEPDTNDNHRYRDGALTLSAKNHPAEPHEWLRFPGVTGNERIRYMNRLQDLRYKHVMEPKIVSLGILRN; encoded by the exons ATGCCTCAAAACTTCATCCAGGTTtgcgaagtttttgatgtttggggtattGATTTTATGGGACCCTTTCTGCCTTCAAATAAGTGTCTTTACATTTTAGTGGCGGTTGATTATGTGTGTAAATGGGCCGAGGCTAAGGCCTTGCCAACAAATGATGCAAGGGTTGTGATAGATTTcttgaaacaattgttttgtcgTTTTGGTTGTCCTAAGGCCTTAATAAGTGATCGTGGAACTCATTTTGCGAATCACCAACTTGCTAAGGTGTTGAAGAGGTATGGTGTTCATCATCGTTTCTCTACTTCTTATCACCCGCAAACAAATGGCCAAGTAGAAAATACAAATAGGGCATTAAAacgaattttagagaaaaccatAGGTGGTAATCCTAAAAATTGGTCAAAGAAATTAGATGATGCATTATGGGCTTTTAGGACCGCATTCAAGACTCCACTTGGGACTACACCTTATCGGTTGTTGTATGGGAAAACATGTCATTTACCTTTAGAAATAGAGCATAAAGCTTATTGGGCTCTTAGGATTTGTAATATGGATTTAATTGAAAGTGGTGAATTAAGAATGTTACAATTGAATGAGTTAGATGAGTTAAGATTgcatgcttatgaaaattcGAAGCTCTATAAAGAAAGGACAAAGGTTTGGCATGATCATAGGttgagaaagaaagatttcaag GTCCCGAAGTGTCCAAAAGTATTACG GCGTGGGTATGACTTCAGTGAACCAGACACAAATGACAACCACCGCTATAGAGATGGTGCGCTAACTTTGAGTGCTAAGAATCATCCCGCTGAACCACATGAGTGGTTGCGTTTTCCAGGAGTGACAGGGAATGAGCGTATTCGTTACATGAACCGGCTTCAAGACCTCAGGTACAAACATGTCATGGAACCCAAAATAGTTAGTTTGGGGATTTTGAGAAACTAA
- the LOC122584974 gene encoding uncharacterized protein LOC122584974: MDRTYPWTVRDRIIGTQWTICLPKSEGGLGIRIIADVNKALMLNHVWSILNNRESLWVKWIHSYRLKARSLWDVPIRQNCLWGWRKMLQLRHLIRPHIWSRIGNGLNTSVWFDKWHQISPICSHVPNRDIVRAGFSLHASVSEFIREGDWKWPSAWLDLFPVLINIPNVHLISNVQDIGKKLMVLSTLSPRQWYGKQLELSRLLLHGIKHLTNDTKTHVPNLAHGS, from the coding sequence AtggaccggacttacccatggacTGTCAGAGATAGGATAATTGGTACACAATGGACCATTTGTCTCCCCAAATCCGAAGGTGGGTTAGGCATCAGAATAATTGCCGATGTAAATAAAGCTTTGATGCTAAACCATGTGTGGAGCATTTTGAACAATCGGGAGTCTTTATGGGTCAAGTGGATACATTCCTACAGATTAAAGGCAAGAAGCTTATGGGATGTTCCAATCCGTCAAAATTGTTTGTGGGGGTGGCGAAAGATGCTTCAACTTAGACATCTTATACGACCCCACATCTGGTCTAGAATCGGAAATGGCCTTAACACTTCTGTCTGGTTCGATAAGTGGCATCAAATCAGCCCAATTTGTAGTCATGTACCAAACAGAGATATAGTGCGAGCAGGATTCTCCCTTCATGCTTCGGTTTCTGAATTTATTAGGGAAGGGGACTGGAAATGGCCTAGTGCATGGTTGGACTTGTTTCCTGTATTAATCAATATTCCTAATGTTCATCTTATATCTAATGTCCAAGATATTGGAAAGAAACTGATGGTACTGAGCACCCTTTCTCCTCGTCAGTGGTATGGGAAACAATTAGAACTAAGCAGGTTGTTACTCCATGGTATAAAGCATCTCACAAATGATACCAAGACACACGTTCCTAATTTGGCTCATGGTTCATAG